A single Phragmites australis chromosome 4, lpPhrAust1.1, whole genome shotgun sequence DNA region contains:
- the LOC133916281 gene encoding calpain-type cysteine protease DEK1-like isoform X1: MEEEGHHGVVLVCSICGFLFAVLGLLSFWVLWAVNWRPWRLYSWIYARKWPAYVQGPQLSTLCSFLTLFAWLVVISPIAVLLVWGSILIALLERNIIGLAIIMAGVALLLSFYSIMLWWRTQWQSSKAVAYLLLLAVGLLCAYEFCAVYVTAGASASELNSPSGFFFGVSAISLAINMLFICKILFNVSGFDVDEYVRRSYKFAYSDCVEVAPVSCSPDPPDPSELYMTKSSRVLRLGLLYICSLLVLVVYSILYGLTSKEARWLGALTSAAVVILDWNLGLCSFRFELLKSRMIVLFVAGTSRAFLISFGVHYWYLGHCISYAFVASVLLSAAVSCWISISNPSVARIDALRSTVIKLREGFRRKGQNSSSNSSEGCGSSVKRSSGSVETGQHGNATDSMYRSNSQSDGVIWNNIPFDRSNSCQEGRSSDKNIDSGRASLAHRSNSCLSAVQDSETAIVSADRHGDPAASLVVCSSSGLESHGCQSSESATASGNQQLFDLNLAAIFQDRLNDPTISSMLKKNGGLGDVELANLLQDKGLDPNFSYMLKDKVMDPRILALLQRGSLDADREHQDDVDVTATDSDRLDTTIMNQISLSEELRRSGLENWLNLSRLIFHQLAGSPLRAFIVFTLMFIIETVAVAVHQPDPIKVINATHDQFKFGFSILLLSPVVCSIMAFIWSLHAEETMMTSKPRKYGFIAWLLSTCVGLFVSFLSKSSVILGLSLMVPLMVACLSFAIPIWMHNGYRLWIPGREFDSRENISQTPGKKERSLFAISIAIFTASVIGLGAIVSAKPLDALGYKGWDTDKKSLYSPYATSMYLGWALSSTIAVLATGTIPIVAWFATYRFSPSSAICVGLSTTVLVSFCGASYWGVVSSREDGVPLKADFLAALLPLLCIPAVFSLFTGLYKWKDDDWKISRGVYLFVGMGMLLLLGAVAAVIVIIRPWTVGVACLLVILFLVFVIGVIHYWTSNNFYLTRTQMLLVCSIAFLLALAAFLMGLFHGKPFVGASIGYFSFIFLLTGRALTVLLSPPIVVYSPRVLPVYVYDAHADSAKNVSYAFLILYGIALATEVWGVIASLIMNPPFVGAGVSATTLVIAFSFAVSRPCLTLKMMEDAVHFLSKDTVVQAMSRSANKTRNAISGTYSAPQRSASSAALLVGDPALSLDRAGNFVLPRADVMKLRDRLRNEEITAGSFFCGVKDCLMICPQSLANVDFRRNMCAHARILALEEAIDTEWVYMWDKFGGYLLLLLGLTAKAEQIQDEVRLRLFLDSIGLSDLSAKEIKKWMPEDRRQFELIQESYIREKEMEEEALMQRREEEGKGRERRRALLEREERKWKELEISLLSSIPNAGSRDAAAMAAAVRAVGGDSALEDSFARDRVSSIANHIRKAQLARRAEQTGIPGAVCVLDDEPRSAGRHCGELDSSLCQSQKVTLSIAVMVQPVSGPVCLFGSEFQKKVCWEILVAGSEQGMEAGQVGLRLVTKGERMTTVAREWNIGASSIADGRWHLVTVTIDADLGEATSFIDGVYDGYQNGLPLPTNNGIWEPGTDIWVGARPPIDLDAFGRSDSEGSDSKMQIMDAFVWGKCLSEDEVAVLHTAMCPAEYGLFDFAAGDAWHGSYSARVDDWESEEAFELYDQEDVEWDGQYSSGRKHPVHDVVAIDIDSFARRPRKPRFETREDVNQRMLSVERAVRDALIAKGERNFTDQEFPPDDRSLFVDPMSPPLKLQVVSEWMRPSDIAKEISISSQPCLFSGSVNSSDVCQGRLGDCWFLSAVAVLTEMSRISEVIITPEYNEEGIYTVRFCIQGEWVAVVVDDWIPCESLGKPAFATSKKQNELWVSILEKAYAKLHGSYEALEGGLVQDALVDLTGGAGEEIDMRSPQAQIDLASGRLWSQLLHFKQEGFLLGAGSPSGSDAHISSSGIVQGHAYSILQVREVDGHKLIQIRNPWANEVEWNGPWSDSSPEWTERMKHKLMHVPQSKNGVFWMSWQDFQIHFRSIYICRVYPPEMRYSVHGQWRGYSAGGCQDYDSWHQNPQYRLRVTGRDALYPVHVFITLTQGVGFSRKTNGFRNYQSSHDSSMFYIGMRILKTQGCRAAYNIYMHESVGGTDYVNSREISCELVLEPYPKGYTIVPTTIHPGEEAPFVLSVFSKAPIKLEAV; the protein is encoded by the exons ATGGAAGAGGAGGGACACCACGGGGTTGTATTGGTATGCAGCATCTGCGGGTTCCTTTTCGCTGTCCTTGGCCTTCTTAGCTTCTGGGTCCTATGGGCTGTGAATTGGAGGCCATGGAGGTTATATAG TTGGATATATGCAAGGAAATGGCCAGCATATGTGCAAGGACCTCAACTAAGCACACTGTGCAGCTTTTTGACCCTTTTTGCATGGCTTGTGGTCATTTCCCCTATAGCAGTTCTGCTCGTGTGGGGAAGCATCCTTATTGCTCTTCTGGAAAGGAACATAATTGGTTTAGCTATTATAATGGCGGGCGTTGCTTTGCTTCTGTCATTCTACTCTATTATGCTCTGGTGGAGAACACAATGGCAAAGCTCAA AGGCTGTTGCTTATCTTCTCCTCCTGGCAGTAGGCCTACTTTGTGCCTACGAATTTTGTGCTGTTTATGTTACAGCTGGTGCTAGTGCTTCTGAGCTGAATTCCCCATCCGGGTTCTTCTTTGGGGTGTCTGCAATATCATTGGCCATCAATATGCTCTTTATATGTAAAATACTGTTTAATG TAAGTGGATTTGATGTTGATGAATATGTGCGGCGGTCATACAAGTTTGCATATTCTGACTGTGTGGAAGTGGCCCCTGTTTCGTGCTCACCTGATCCACCAGATCCTAGTGAGTTATACATGACAAAATCCAGCAG GGTCTTGCGTCTAGGGCTTCTCTACATTTGCTCATTGCTTGTGCTTGTTGTCTATTCCATCTTGTATGGTCTTACCTCAAAAGAAGCACGTTGGCTGGGTGCTTTGACTTCAGCTGCAGTGGTGATTCTTG ACTGGAATCTGGGACTGTGTTCATTTAGGTTTGAGCTTCTTAAAAGTCGGATGATCGTGTTATTTGTGGCTGGAACATCAAGGGCTTTTCTTATATCCTTTGGGGTGCATTACTG GTACCTTGGCCATTGCATTAGTTATGCTTTCGTAGCATCTGTGCTTTTATCTGCTGCTGTCTCTTGCTGGATTTCTATTTCAAACCCCTCAGTTGCAAGGATTGACGCGCTAAGAAGTACAGTGATAAAGCTGCGAGAAGGATTTCGAAGAAAGGGACAAAATAGTTCTTCAAATTCGTCAGAAGGTTGTGGATCTAGTGTGAAGCGTAGTAGTGGCAGTGTTGAAACAGGTCAACACGGTAATGCTACTGATTCTATGTACAGAAGCAATTCACAAAGCGATGGTGTCATTTGGAACAATATTCCTTTTGATCGATCCAATAGTTGTCAAGAAGGTCGGAGCTCTGACAAGAACATAGATAGTGGACGTGCAAGTTTAGCTCATCGGAGTAATTCATGCCTTTCTGCTGTCCAAGACTCTGAAACTGCCATAGTTTCAGCAGATAGGCATGGGGATCCCGCTGCTTCGCTTGTTGTTTGTTCTAGCAGTGGTTTGGAAAGTCATGGCTGCCAGTCTAGTGAATCAGCCACTGCCTCGGGTAATCAACAACTATTTGATTTGAACCTGGCTGCAATTTTTCAGGACAGACTGAATGACCCAACGATTTCATCTATGCTAAAAAAGAATGGTGGACTTGGAGATGTAGAACTGGCTAATCTTCTTCAGGATAAAGGTCTGGATCCAAATTTTTCCTACATGTTGAAAGATAAAGTTATGGATCCACGGATTTTAGCTTTGCTACAGAGAGGCAGCTTAGATGCAGACAGAGAGCATCAAGATGATGTGGATGTCACTGCTACGGATTCAGACAGATTGGATACAACTATTATGAACCAGATCTCTCTGTCAGAAGAACTTAGGAGGAGTGGGCTAGAAAATTGGCTGAACCTTTCAAGGCTGATATTCCATCAATTAGCTGGTTCTCCATTACGTGCTTTTATTGTTTTTACCCTAATGTTCATCATAGAGACAGTGGCTGTGGCTGTCCATCAACCAGATCCCATCAAGGTGATAAACGCAACACATGATCAG TTTAAGTTTGGTTTCTCGATACTGCTTCTATCACCAGTTGTCTGCTCCATCATGGCATTCATTTGGTCTCTGCATGCTGAAGAAACAATGATGACATCCAAACCCCGGAAG TATGGTTTCATTGCGTGGCTGCTGAGTACATGTGTTGGTTTGTTTGTCTCTTTCTTAAG CAAGTCATCAGTTATATTGGGCTTGTCTCTCATGGTCCCACTTATGGTGGCTTGTCTCTCATTTGCTATTCCTATATGGATGCATAACGGCTACCGTCTCTGGATTCCGGGAAGGGAATTTGATAGTCGTGAAAATATTAGTCAAACTCCAGGAAAGAAAGAG CGGTCTCTCTTTGCAATCAGCATAGCCATTTTCACTGCATCAGTTATTGGCCTTGGTGCAATAGTATCAGCGAAGCCTTTAGATGCTTTAGGCTACAAGGGGTGGGATACTGATAAGAAGAGCTTATATTCTCCCTATGCAACATCAATGTATCTTGGATGGGCATTGTCTTCAACAATTGCTGTGCTTGCCACTGGGACGATACCTATTGTTGCTTGGTTTGCCACATACCGGTTTTCACCTTCATCGGCTATATGTGTTGGCCTCTCTACAA CTGTTCTTGTATCCTTTTGCGGTGCATCCTATTGGGGAGTGGTAAGTTCACGAGAGGATGGTGTTCCTCTGAAGGCTGATTTCCTGGCAGCATTACTTCCCTTGCTTTGCATTCCTGCAGTGTTCTCGCTGTTCACTGGGCTGTACAAATG GAAGGATGATGACTGGAAGATTTCTCGTGGAGTTTATCTTTTCGTCGGCATGGGAATGTTGCTGTTGCTTGGTGCGGTTGCAGCTGTTATTGTCATAATTAGGCCCTGGACT GTTGGAGTTGCTTGCCTCCTAGTCATCCTGTTCCTTGTATTTGTTATTGGGGTCATCCACTACTGGACATCTAACAACTTCTATTTAACAAGGACACAGATGCTACTTGTTTGTTCCATTGCTTTTCTCCTCGCCTTAGCTGCCTTCCTGATGGGTTTATTTCATG GAAAGCCTTTTGTTGGAGCATCTATAGGTTATTTCTCATTTATCTTTCTTCTCACAGGCAGGGCTTTGACT GTCCTTCTGTCACCACCAATAGTTGTGTATTCGCCAAGGGTATTACCTGTATATGTTTATGATGCTCATGCAGACTCTGCTAAAAATGTTAG TTATGCCTTCCTTATTTTGTACGGGATTGCATTGGCAACTGAAGTTTGGGGTGTTATTGCTAGTCTAATTATGAATCCGCCGTTTGTTGGGGCTGGTGTTTCTGCTACTACTCTTGTAATTGCCTTCAGTTTTGCTGTTTCTCGACCATGCCTGACTCTTAAG ATGATGGAGGATGCTGTTCATTTTCTCAGCAAGGATACAGTTGTGCAAGCAATGTCGCGGTCTGCTAATAAA actaGAAATGCTATATCTGGGACTTACTCAGCGCCTCAGCGGTCTGCAAGCTCTGCTGCTCTTTTGGTTGGAGATCCTGCTCTTTCATTGGATAGGGCTGGGAACTTTGTGCTTCCTAGGGCTGATGTTATGAAGCTGAGAGATCGTTTGAGAAATGAAGAAATTACTGCAGGATCTTTCTTTTGTGGAGTAAAAGATTGTTTAATGATTTGCCCTCAGTCCCTGGCAAATGTAGATTTTCGGAGGAATATGTGCGCCCATGCACGTATTTTGGCTTTAGAAGAGGCAATTGATACTGAATGGGTGTATATGTGGGACAAATTTGGCGGTTATTTGCTTCTTTTGCTTGGCTTGACTGCCAAAGCTGAACAGATACAG GATGAAGTTCGTCTCAGACTTTTTCTGGATAGCATAGGTCTTTCTGACTTAAGTGCCAAAGAAATCAAGAAATGGATGCCTGAAGACCGGAGGCAATTCGAACTCATTCAAGAAAG CTACATAAGGGAAAAAGAAATGGAAGAGGAGGCCTTgatgcaaaggcgagaggaagaAGGGAAGGGAAGAGAAAGGAGGAGGGCATTGCTGGAGAGAGAGGAACGGAAATGGAAGGAGCTTGAAATATCATTGTTGTCTTCTATTCCTAATGCTGGAAGCAGGGATGCTGcagccatggcagcagctgTCAGAGCTGTTGGAGGTGATTCTGCTCTGGAGGACTCTTTTGCCAGGGATAGGGTCTCCTCAATAGCTAATCACATACGAAAGGCACAACTGGCTCGGCGAGCAGAACAG ACTGGCATTCCAGGCGCTGTATGCGTACTTGATGATGAACCAAGGAGTGCTGGCCGTCATTGTGGAGAACTTGACTCTTCTCTTTGTCAAAGTCAAAAAGTTACCTTGTCCATTGCAGTAATGGTTCAACCGGTATCTGGTCCAGTGTGTCTTTTTGGAAGTGAATTTCAAAAGAAGGTTTGCTGGGAAATCTTGGTGGCAGGATCAGAACAGGGAATGGAAGCTGGACAAGTTGGTCTTCGATTGGTGACTAAGGGTGAAAGGATGACAACTGTTGCTAGAGAGTGGAATATCGGTGCATCGAGCATTGCAGATGGCAG GTGGCACCTTGTCACTGTAACTATAGATGCCGACCTTGGTGAAGCAACTTCTTTCATAGATGGAGTTTACGATGGATATCAGAATGGGTTGCCGTTGCCAACAAATAATGGTATTTGGGAACCTGGGACTGATATATGGGTTGGTGCTAGGCCACCCATAGACTTAGATGCTTTTGGTAGGTCAGATAGCGAAGGTTCAGACTCAAAGATGCAGATAATGGATGCTTTTGTATGGGGAAAATGTCTGAGTGAAGACGAGGTTGCTGTGTTACATACAGCCATGTGTCCTGCTGAGTATGGCTTATTTGATTTCGCAGCTGGTGATGCTTGGCATGGAAGTTATTCTGCAAGG GTGGATGACTGGGAAAGTGAAGAAGCTTTTGAGCTATATGATCAAGAGGATGTTGAATGGGATGGACAGTACTCAAGTGGTAGGAAACATCCGGTGCATGATGTTGTAGCTATTGACATTGACTCCTTTGCTAGGAGACCAAGGAAACCAAGGTTTGAGACACGAGAGGATGTCAACCAGCGTATGCTGTCTGTTGAAAGGGCTGTCAGGGATGCTCTTATTGCAAAAGGGGAGAGAAATTTTACTGATCAAGAGTTTCCTCCAGATGATCGATCTTTATTTGTAGATCCAATGAGTCCACCTCTAAAACTGCAG GTTGTTTCTGAGTGGATGAGGCCTTCTGACATAGCAAAGGAGATATCTATCAGTTCCCAGCCTTGCTTGTTTTCTGGTTCTGTAAATTCCTCGGATGTGTGTCAG GGTCGGTTGGGAGACTGTTGGTTCCTGAGTGCAGTCGCAGTTTTAACTGAGATGTCCCGAATATCTGAAGTTATAATAACTCCTGAGTACAACGAAGAAGGGATTTACACTGTCAGATTCTGCATCCAG GGTGAGTGGGTAGCCGTGGTTGTTGATGATTGGATCCCCTGCGAGTCTCTGGGGAAACCAGCATTTGCTACTAGTAAAAAACAAAACGAGCTATGGGTATCCATTCTTGAGAAAGCTTATGCAAAACTTCATGGCTCTTATGAGGCGTTGGAAGGTGGGCTTGTGCAAGATGCTCTAGTGGATCTCACAGGAGGGGCTGGTGAAGAAATTGATATGCGGAGTCCCCAAGCGCAGATTGATCTTGCCAGTGGAAGATTGTGGTCTCAGTTGCTGCATTTTAAACAAGAAGGCTTTCTTCTTGGTGCTGGAAGTCCTTCTGGATCTGATGCTCATATCTCATCAAGTGGCATTGTTCAGGGACATGCATACTCAATTTTGCAG GTAAGAGAAGTTGATGGCCACAAACTCATCCAAATTAGAAATCCATGGGCAAATGAAGTTGAATGGAATGGACCGTGGTCAGACTCGTCGCCAGAGTGGACTGAACGAATGAAGCATAAGCTCATGCATGTTCCACAG TCGAAGAATGGGGTATTCTGGATGTCTTGGCAAGATTTTCAGATCCACTTTCGATCCATATATATTTGTCGTGTATATCCACCTGAGATGCGTTACTCTGTCCATGGGCAATGGCGTGGCTATAGCGCAGGTGGTTGCCAAGATTATGACTCATGGCATCAAAATCCTCAGTATCGACTTAGAGTAACAGGACGTGATGCACTATACCCTGTTCATGTGTTTATTACCCTCACACAG GGTGTTGGTTTCTCTAGAAAGACAAACGGTTTCCGGAACTACCAATCTAGTCATGATTCTTCCATGTTTTACATTGGAATGAGGATACTCAAGACACAGGGCTGTCGTGCTGCTTACAATATCTACATGCATGAATCAGTGGGTGGAACAGATTACGTCAATTCAAGAGAGATATCATGTGAATTGGTCTTGGAGCCGTATCCTAAAGGATACACAATTGTACCAACTACCATCCATCCTGGGGAGGAAGCACCTTTTGTTTTATCAGTTTTTTCAAAGGCACCAATCAAGCTAGAAGCTGTTTAA